A window of Mangifera indica cultivar Alphonso chromosome 11, CATAS_Mindica_2.1, whole genome shotgun sequence contains these coding sequences:
- the LOC123228939 gene encoding photosystem II 22 kDa protein, chloroplastic, whose amino-acid sequence MAQTMLLMSGVSTGRIGNLKKDPLLAFQTQRLKPKQFSHLLFNPSVAASSKLFTAFALFKSKTKAPPKKAVSKPKPQVEDGIFGTSGGIGFTKQNELFVGRVAMIGFAASLLGEGITGKGILAQLNLETGIPIYEAEPLLLFFILFTLLGAIGALGDRGKFVDDEPVTGPVIAPGKGIRGALGLKEGGPLFGFTKANELFVGRLAQLGIAFSLIGEIITGKGALAQLNIETGIPINEIEPLVLFNVVFFFLAALNPGTGKFLTDEEED is encoded by the exons ATGGCTCAAACTATGTTGCTCATGTCTGGTGTTTCCACTGGCCGTATAGGGAACCTCAAGAAAGATCCTTTGCTCGCATTCCAAACTCAGAGACTAAAACCTAAACAATTCTCTCATCTTCTTTTTAACCCTTCTGTTGCTGCTTCTTCTAAACTATTTACCGCGTTTGCTCTATTCAAATCAAAAACCAAGGCTCCTCCCAAGAAG GCTGTTTCGAAGCCAAAGCCTCAGGTTGAAGATGGGATATTTGGCACCTCTGGAGGAATTGGTTTCACTAAGCAAAATGAGCTCTTTGTAGGTCGAGTTGCCATGATTGGATTCGCT GCGTCTTTGTTGGGTGAGGGAATAACAGGAAAGGGAATTCTAGCTCAATTAAATCTAGAGACTGGAATTCCCATCTACGAAGCTGAACCCCTCCTGTTATTTTTCATCCTTTTCACCCTGCTTGGGGCCATAGGAGCCTTGGGAGACCGTGGTAAATTTGTTGACGATGAACCTGTAACTGGGCCTGTGATCGCTCCAGGGAAAGGCATCAGGGGGGCATTGGGTCTTAAAGAAGGAG GTCCCTTGTTCGGATTCACAAAGGCAAATGAGCTGTTTGTGGGAAGATTGGCTCAGTTGGGCATTGCATTCTCTTTGATTGGAGAAATCATAACTGGGAAGGGAGCTCTAGCGCAACTCAACATTGAGACTGGAATTCCCATTAATGAAATCGAGCCCCTTGTGTTGTTCAACGtggtcttcttcttccttgctGCTTTGAATCCTGGAACTGGTAAATTTCTCACTGATGAAGAGGAAGACTAG
- the LOC123228951 gene encoding filament-like plant protein isoform X2 — protein sequence MEKRKWLWKKNSSERSPGETESSGSISSQSERYSDDQEALKASPNHCARSPEVTSKAESNGEDINDSIRTLTEKLSAALVNVSAKEDLVKQHAKVAEEAIAGWEKAENEVGVLRQKLEAAVLQNSTLEARVSHLEGALKECVRQLRQGREEQEQKIQEAVEKKTCEWEAVKLELESQLLELQSKAETIKPEPPVQIDPDICHKLELLEKENSALKNELLSQIEELEIRAIERDLSAQAAETASKQHLESIKKVAKLEAECRKLKAMACRSSSVNDLKSGTASSICVELLVDGQSDSGEQLNSVEIDTHKIRGSEVGKSELSCSDSWASALIAELDQFRYEKASNRSLPASSIEIDLMDDFLEMERLAAMPNDGGRNDLESEALMKQSVDAESSLRAELEVMIHRTAELEEKVEKIKAEKCDLEEKIEKIEAEKGILEEIIENLEAEKGELLEKLKKTEAWKSELEEEMEKMEAEKGELEEKMEKVESEKSELEVQIEKMEIEKAELELSATKSEDCVATSENQLREAKKKLKELERQLNLANESKQVIESKFINTEVEVQALSAKIDSLEDEVEKERALSAQITLKCQKLEEEMWRMKQEVELQQIAKLNAEVKIKPEDLDVASGKLAECQKTIASLGMQLKSLATLEDFLIDTASIAEFPREGLSIPTASGEPWKLHSNKTYLPKRELNVASVAAEDSPSLNKNDGKTPSSASSTSSAVSSNHVNPEKNRNGSSSASSTSSAVSSNHVNPEKNRNGFAKFFSRTKNGIQLDL from the exons ATGGAAAAGCGAAAATGGTTATGGAAGAAGAACTCTTCGGAGAGAAGTCCTGGTGAAACGGAGAGTTCAGGATCGATTTCTTCACAATCAGAGAGATACTCTGATGACCAG GAAGCTTTGAAGGCATCTCCTAATCACTGTGCTCGCTCTCCTGAAGTCACATCAAAAGCTGAATCCAATGGAGAAGATATTAATGATAGCATTAGGACTCTAACAGAAAAGTTGTCTGCTGCTCTGGTGAATGTTAGCGCCAAAGAGGACTTGGTAAAGCAGCATGCCAAAGTTGCTGAAGAAGCTATTGCAG GCTGGGAAAAGGCTGAAAATGAAGTGGGTGTCTTAAGGCAAAAACTTGAGGCTGCAGTACTGCAAAACTCGACACTGGAAGCTAGGGTGAGCCATCTTGAAGGGGCCCTCAAGGAATGTGTGAGGCAGCTAAGACAAGGCAGAGAAGAGCAGGAGCAAAAGATCCAAGAAGCTGTGGAGAAGAAAACCTGTGAGTGGGAGGCTGTGAAACTTGAACTTGAGAGCCAACTTCTTGAACTCCAGAGCAAAGCAGAAACTATTAAACCTGAACCTCCTGTTCAGATTGATCCTGATATCTGCCACAAACTTGAACTTTTGGAAAAAGAGAACTCAGCCCTCAAGAATGAACTCCTCTCTCAAATCGAGGAGTTAGAAATCAGGGCAATCGAAAGAGACTTGAGTGCCCAAGCGGCAGAAACTGCCAGCAAGCAACATTTAGAGAGCATAAAGAAGGTGGCCAAGCTTGAGGCTGAGTGCAGGAAGTTAAAAGCAATGGCTTGTAGATCTTCATCAGTTAATGACCTTAAATCTGGTACTGCCTCCTCGATTTGTGTTGAATTGCTTGTGGATGGTCAATCAGACAGTGGGGAGCAGCTGAACTCAGTGGAGATTGATACCCACAAAATAAGAGGCTCTGAAGTAGGGAAATCTGAGCTAAGTTGTTCTGACTCATGGGCATCGGCCCTAATTGCGGAGCTTGATCAGTTCAGATATGAAAAGGCTAGTAATAGAAGTCTCCCTGCATCTTCAATTGAAATTGATCTAATGGATGATTTTCTTGAGATGGAGCGGCTTGCTGCAATGCCTAATGATGGAGGTAGAAATGATTTGGAATCAGAAGCTCTTATGAAGCAATCTGTTGATGCAGAAAGTTCGTTAAGAGCTGAACTCGAAGTAATGATTCATCGAACTGCTGAACTGgaagaaaaagtagaaaaaataaaggCAGAGAAATgtgatttggaagaaaaaattgaaaagattgAAGCAGAGAAAGGTATACTGGAAGAAATAATTGAAAACCTGGAAGCAGAGAAAGGTGAACTACTGGAAAAACTTAAAAAGACAGAAGCATGGAAAAGTGAACtggaagaagaaatggaaaagaTGGAAGCAGAGAAAGGTGAACTggaagaaaaaatggaaaaggtGGAATCAGAGAAAAGTGAACTTGAAGTGCAAATAGAAAAAATGGAAATAGAGAAAGCTGAACTGGAATTGTCTGCAACAAAAAGTGAAGATTGTGTTGCGACATCAGAGAATCAGTTGAGGGAGGCTAAAAAGAAGTTGAAGGAGCTTGAAAGACAGCTAAATTTGGCAAATGAATCAAAGCAGGTCATTGAGTCTAAATTTATCAACACGGAAGTGGAGGTTCAAGCATTGTCAGCAAAGATTGACTCATTAGAAGATGAGGTTGAAAAGGAAAGGGCTTTGTCAGCACAGATTACATTGAAGTGTCAGaaattggaagaagagatgtgGAGAATGAAACAGGAGGTTGAGCTTCAACAAATTGCAAAGTTGAATGCTGAAGTAAAGATAAAACCG GAGGATCTAGATGTGGCCTCTGGAAAACTTGCTGAGTGCCAGAAAACAATAGCATCTCTTGGCATGCAGCTAAAGTCTCTGGCAACATTGGAAGACTTCCTGATTGATACTGCAAGCATAGCCGAATTCCCTAGGGAAGGATTATCGATTCCCACAGCTAGTGGAGAACCATGGAAGTTacattcaaataaaacatatttacCCAAAAGAGAATTGAATGTCGCAAGTGTAGCTGCTGAGGATAGTCCTTCATTAAAcaagaatgatggaaaaacacCATCTTCTGCATCATCTACTTCATCTGCTGTTTCATCAAATCATGTCAATCCTGAGAAGAACCGGAATGG GTCATCTTCTGCATCATCTACTTCATCTGCTGTTTCATCAAATCATGTCAATCCTGAGAAGAACCGGAATGGGTTTGCCAAGTTCTTCTCTCGGACTAAGAATGGAATACAACTAGATCTGTAG
- the LOC123228951 gene encoding filament-like plant protein isoform X1 → MEKRKWLWKKNSSERSPGETESSGSISSQSERYSDDQEALKASPNHCARSPEVTSKAESNGEDINDSIRTLTEKLSAALVNVSAKEDLVKQHAKVAEEAIAGWEKAENEVGVLRQKLEAAVLQNSTLEARVSHLEGALKECVRQLRQGREEQEQKIQEAVEKKTCEWEAVKLELESQLLELQSKAETIKPEPPVQIDPDICHKLELLEKENSALKNELLSQIEELEIRAIERDLSAQAAETASKQHLESIKKVAKLEAECRKLKAMACRSSSVNDLKSGTASSICVELLVDGQSDSGEQLNSVEIDTHKIRGSEVGKSELSCSDSWASALIAELDQFRYEKASNRSLPASSIEIDLMDDFLEMERLAAMPNDGGRNDLESEALMKQSVDAESSLRAELEVMIHRTAELEEKVEKIKAEKCDLEEKIEKIEAEKGILEEIIENLEAEKGELLEKLKKTEAWKSELEEEMEKMEAEKGELEEKMEKVESEKSELEVQIEKMEIEKAELELSATKSEDCVATSENQLREAKKKLKELERQLNLANESKQVIESKFINTEVEVQALSAKIDSLEDEVEKERALSAQITLKCQKLEEEMWRMKQEVELQQIAKLNAEVKIKPEDLDVASGKLAECQKTIASLGMQLKSLATLEDFLIDTASIAEFPREGLSIPTASGEPWKLHSNKTYLPKRELNVASVAAEDSPSLNKNDGKTPSSASSTSSAVSSNHVNPEKNRNGSSSASSTSSAVSSNHVNPEKNRNGSSSASSTSSAVSSNHVNPEKNRNGFAKFFSRTKNGIQLDL, encoded by the exons ATGGAAAAGCGAAAATGGTTATGGAAGAAGAACTCTTCGGAGAGAAGTCCTGGTGAAACGGAGAGTTCAGGATCGATTTCTTCACAATCAGAGAGATACTCTGATGACCAG GAAGCTTTGAAGGCATCTCCTAATCACTGTGCTCGCTCTCCTGAAGTCACATCAAAAGCTGAATCCAATGGAGAAGATATTAATGATAGCATTAGGACTCTAACAGAAAAGTTGTCTGCTGCTCTGGTGAATGTTAGCGCCAAAGAGGACTTGGTAAAGCAGCATGCCAAAGTTGCTGAAGAAGCTATTGCAG GCTGGGAAAAGGCTGAAAATGAAGTGGGTGTCTTAAGGCAAAAACTTGAGGCTGCAGTACTGCAAAACTCGACACTGGAAGCTAGGGTGAGCCATCTTGAAGGGGCCCTCAAGGAATGTGTGAGGCAGCTAAGACAAGGCAGAGAAGAGCAGGAGCAAAAGATCCAAGAAGCTGTGGAGAAGAAAACCTGTGAGTGGGAGGCTGTGAAACTTGAACTTGAGAGCCAACTTCTTGAACTCCAGAGCAAAGCAGAAACTATTAAACCTGAACCTCCTGTTCAGATTGATCCTGATATCTGCCACAAACTTGAACTTTTGGAAAAAGAGAACTCAGCCCTCAAGAATGAACTCCTCTCTCAAATCGAGGAGTTAGAAATCAGGGCAATCGAAAGAGACTTGAGTGCCCAAGCGGCAGAAACTGCCAGCAAGCAACATTTAGAGAGCATAAAGAAGGTGGCCAAGCTTGAGGCTGAGTGCAGGAAGTTAAAAGCAATGGCTTGTAGATCTTCATCAGTTAATGACCTTAAATCTGGTACTGCCTCCTCGATTTGTGTTGAATTGCTTGTGGATGGTCAATCAGACAGTGGGGAGCAGCTGAACTCAGTGGAGATTGATACCCACAAAATAAGAGGCTCTGAAGTAGGGAAATCTGAGCTAAGTTGTTCTGACTCATGGGCATCGGCCCTAATTGCGGAGCTTGATCAGTTCAGATATGAAAAGGCTAGTAATAGAAGTCTCCCTGCATCTTCAATTGAAATTGATCTAATGGATGATTTTCTTGAGATGGAGCGGCTTGCTGCAATGCCTAATGATGGAGGTAGAAATGATTTGGAATCAGAAGCTCTTATGAAGCAATCTGTTGATGCAGAAAGTTCGTTAAGAGCTGAACTCGAAGTAATGATTCATCGAACTGCTGAACTGgaagaaaaagtagaaaaaataaaggCAGAGAAATgtgatttggaagaaaaaattgaaaagattgAAGCAGAGAAAGGTATACTGGAAGAAATAATTGAAAACCTGGAAGCAGAGAAAGGTGAACTACTGGAAAAACTTAAAAAGACAGAAGCATGGAAAAGTGAACtggaagaagaaatggaaaagaTGGAAGCAGAGAAAGGTGAACTggaagaaaaaatggaaaaggtGGAATCAGAGAAAAGTGAACTTGAAGTGCAAATAGAAAAAATGGAAATAGAGAAAGCTGAACTGGAATTGTCTGCAACAAAAAGTGAAGATTGTGTTGCGACATCAGAGAATCAGTTGAGGGAGGCTAAAAAGAAGTTGAAGGAGCTTGAAAGACAGCTAAATTTGGCAAATGAATCAAAGCAGGTCATTGAGTCTAAATTTATCAACACGGAAGTGGAGGTTCAAGCATTGTCAGCAAAGATTGACTCATTAGAAGATGAGGTTGAAAAGGAAAGGGCTTTGTCAGCACAGATTACATTGAAGTGTCAGaaattggaagaagagatgtgGAGAATGAAACAGGAGGTTGAGCTTCAACAAATTGCAAAGTTGAATGCTGAAGTAAAGATAAAACCG GAGGATCTAGATGTGGCCTCTGGAAAACTTGCTGAGTGCCAGAAAACAATAGCATCTCTTGGCATGCAGCTAAAGTCTCTGGCAACATTGGAAGACTTCCTGATTGATACTGCAAGCATAGCCGAATTCCCTAGGGAAGGATTATCGATTCCCACAGCTAGTGGAGAACCATGGAAGTTacattcaaataaaacatatttacCCAAAAGAGAATTGAATGTCGCAAGTGTAGCTGCTGAGGATAGTCCTTCATTAAAcaagaatgatggaaaaacacCATCTTCTGCATCATCTACTTCATCTGCTGTTTCATCAAATCATGTCAATCCTGAGAAGAACCGGAATGGGTCATCTTCTGCATCATCTACTTCATCTGCTGTTTCATCAAATCATGTCAATCCTGAGAAGAACCGGAATGGGTCATCTTCTGCATCATCTACTTCATCTGCTGTTTCATCAAATCATGTCAATCCTGAGAAGAACCGGAATGGGTTTGCCAAGTTCTTCTCTCGGACTAAGAATGGAATACAACTAGATCTGTAG
- the LOC123228951 gene encoding filament-like plant protein isoform X3 codes for MEKRKWLWKKNSSERSPGETESSGSISSQSERYSDDQEALKASPNHCARSPEVTSKAESNGEDINDSIRTLTEKLSAALVNVSAKEDLVKQHAKVAEEAIAGWEKAENEVGVLRQKLEAAVLQNSTLEARVSHLEGALKECVRQLRQGREEQEQKIQEAVEKKTCEWEAVKLELESQLLELQSKAETIKPEPPVQIDPDICHKLELLEKENSALKNELLSQIEELEIRAIERDLSAQAAETASKQHLESIKKVAKLEAECRKLKAMACRSSSVNDLKSGTASSICVELLVDGQSDSGEQLNSVEIDTHKIRGSEVGKSELSCSDSWASALIAELDQFRYEKASNRSLPASSIEIDLMDDFLEMERLAAMPNDGGRNDLESEALMKQSVDAESSLRAELEVMIHRTAELEEKVEKIKAEKCDLEEKIEKIEAEKGILEEIIENLEAEKGELLEKLKKTEAWKSELEEEMEKMEAEKGELEEKMEKVESEKSELEVQIEKMEIEKAELELSATKSEDCVATSENQLREAKKKLKELERQLNLANESKQVIESKFINTEVEVQALSAKIDSLEDEVEKERALSAQITLKCQKLEEEMWRMKQEVELQQIAKLNAEVKIKPEDLDVASGKLAECQKTIASLGMQLKSLATLEDFLIDTASIAEFPREGLSIPTASGEPWKLHSNKTYLPKRELNVASVAAEDSPSLNKNDGKTPSSASSTSSAVSSNHVNPEKNRNGSSSASSTSSAVSSNHVNPEKNRNGFAKFFSRTKNGIQLDL; via the exons ATGGAAAAGCGAAAATGGTTATGGAAGAAGAACTCTTCGGAGAGAAGTCCTGGTGAAACGGAGAGTTCAGGATCGATTTCTTCACAATCAGAGAGATACTCTGATGACCAG GAAGCTTTGAAGGCATCTCCTAATCACTGTGCTCGCTCTCCTGAAGTCACATCAAAAGCTGAATCCAATGGAGAAGATATTAATGATAGCATTAGGACTCTAACAGAAAAGTTGTCTGCTGCTCTGGTGAATGTTAGCGCCAAAGAGGACTTGGTAAAGCAGCATGCCAAAGTTGCTGAAGAAGCTATTGCAG GCTGGGAAAAGGCTGAAAATGAAGTGGGTGTCTTAAGGCAAAAACTTGAGGCTGCAGTACTGCAAAACTCGACACTGGAAGCTAGGGTGAGCCATCTTGAAGGGGCCCTCAAGGAATGTGTGAGGCAGCTAAGACAAGGCAGAGAAGAGCAGGAGCAAAAGATCCAAGAAGCTGTGGAGAAGAAAACCTGTGAGTGGGAGGCTGTGAAACTTGAACTTGAGAGCCAACTTCTTGAACTCCAGAGCAAAGCAGAAACTATTAAACCTGAACCTCCTGTTCAGATTGATCCTGATATCTGCCACAAACTTGAACTTTTGGAAAAAGAGAACTCAGCCCTCAAGAATGAACTCCTCTCTCAAATCGAGGAGTTAGAAATCAGGGCAATCGAAAGAGACTTGAGTGCCCAAGCGGCAGAAACTGCCAGCAAGCAACATTTAGAGAGCATAAAGAAGGTGGCCAAGCTTGAGGCTGAGTGCAGGAAGTTAAAAGCAATGGCTTGTAGATCTTCATCAGTTAATGACCTTAAATCTGGTACTGCCTCCTCGATTTGTGTTGAATTGCTTGTGGATGGTCAATCAGACAGTGGGGAGCAGCTGAACTCAGTGGAGATTGATACCCACAAAATAAGAGGCTCTGAAGTAGGGAAATCTGAGCTAAGTTGTTCTGACTCATGGGCATCGGCCCTAATTGCGGAGCTTGATCAGTTCAGATATGAAAAGGCTAGTAATAGAAGTCTCCCTGCATCTTCAATTGAAATTGATCTAATGGATGATTTTCTTGAGATGGAGCGGCTTGCTGCAATGCCTAATGATGGAGGTAGAAATGATTTGGAATCAGAAGCTCTTATGAAGCAATCTGTTGATGCAGAAAGTTCGTTAAGAGCTGAACTCGAAGTAATGATTCATCGAACTGCTGAACTGgaagaaaaagtagaaaaaataaaggCAGAGAAATgtgatttggaagaaaaaattgaaaagattgAAGCAGAGAAAGGTATACTGGAAGAAATAATTGAAAACCTGGAAGCAGAGAAAGGTGAACTACTGGAAAAACTTAAAAAGACAGAAGCATGGAAAAGTGAACtggaagaagaaatggaaaagaTGGAAGCAGAGAAAGGTGAACTggaagaaaaaatggaaaaggtGGAATCAGAGAAAAGTGAACTTGAAGTGCAAATAGAAAAAATGGAAATAGAGAAAGCTGAACTGGAATTGTCTGCAACAAAAAGTGAAGATTGTGTTGCGACATCAGAGAATCAGTTGAGGGAGGCTAAAAAGAAGTTGAAGGAGCTTGAAAGACAGCTAAATTTGGCAAATGAATCAAAGCAGGTCATTGAGTCTAAATTTATCAACACGGAAGTGGAGGTTCAAGCATTGTCAGCAAAGATTGACTCATTAGAAGATGAGGTTGAAAAGGAAAGGGCTTTGTCAGCACAGATTACATTGAAGTGTCAGaaattggaagaagagatgtgGAGAATGAAACAGGAGGTTGAGCTTCAACAAATTGCAAAGTTGAATGCTGAAGTAAAGATAAAACCG GAGGATCTAGATGTGGCCTCTGGAAAACTTGCTGAGTGCCAGAAAACAATAGCATCTCTTGGCATGCAGCTAAAGTCTCTGGCAACATTGGAAGACTTCCTGATTGATACTGCAAGCATAGCCGAATTCCCTAGGGAAGGATTATCGATTCCCACAGCTAGTGGAGAACCATGGAAGTTacattcaaataaaacatatttacCCAAAAGAGAATTGAATGTCGCAAGTGTAGCTGCTGAGGATAGTCCTTCATTAAAcaagaatgatggaaaaacacCATCTTCTGCATCATCTACTTCATCTGCTGTTTCATCAA ATCATGTCAATCCTGAGAAGAACCGGAATGGGTCATCTTCTGCATCATCTACTTCATCTGCTGTTTCATCAAATCATGTCAATCCTGAGAAGAACCGGAATGGGTTTGCCAAGTTCTTCTCTCGGACTAAGAATGGAATACAACTAGATCTGTAG
- the LOC123229567 gene encoding chlorophyllide a oxygenase, chloroplastic: MNTVATAAALSLPISLFRPAKTNSKKGVRGGFRVFAVFGEEGGLVDKKNGWSTLFDVEDPRSKVPQCKGKFLDVNQALEVARYDIQYCDWKARQDVLTIMLLHEKVVEVLNPLAREYKSIGTMKKELAELQEELSQAHNQVHISEARVATALEKLAHMEALVNDRLLQDRNTSESDQTCSSPSTSTESLGTLKGKLPQKSLNVSGPVQSYHPRLKNFWYPVAFSSDLKDDTMIPIECFEEPWVIFRGKDGKPGCVQNTCAHRACPLHLGSVNDGRIQCPYHGWEYTTDGKCEKMPSTRLLNVKIKSVPCFEQEGMIWIWPGDDPPTATLPSLLPPSGFEIHAEIVMELPIEHGLLLDNLLDLAHAPFTHTSTFAKGWSVPSLVKFLTPASGLQGYWDPYPIDMEFRPPCMVLSTIGISKPGKLEGQSTRQCSTHLHQLHVCLPSSTKKTRLLYRMSLDFAPVLKHIPFIQYVWRHFAKQVLNEDLRLVIGQQERMINGANIWNLPVGYDKLGVRYRLWRDALERGAKKLPFSKPM; the protein is encoded by the exons ATGAACACCGTCGCTACTGCTGCTGCCTTGTCTCTTCCGATATCTCTTTTTAGACCAGCAAAGACTAACTCtaagaag GGCGTTCGAGGAGGATTCAGGGTGTTTGCTGTATTTGGGGAGGAAGGTGGCTTAGTAGATAAGAAGAACGGATGGAGCACACTCTTCGATGTTGAGGACCCAAGGTCTAAAGTCCCTCAATGTAAAGGAAAGTTTCTGGATGTGAACCAAGCTCTTGAAGTAGCTAGATATGATATTCAGTACTGTGATTGGAAGGCTCGACAAGATGTGCTCACAATTATGCTACTCCATGAAAAG GTTGTTGAAGTTCTAAATCCTCTGGCACGTGAATACAAGTCAATTGGCACAATGAAGAAAGAGCTTGCAGAATTGCAAGAGGAACTATCACAAGCTCATAATCAG GTTCATATATCTGAAGCAAGGGTTGCCACTGCTCTAGAGAAACTAGCTCACATGGAAGCATTGGTTAATGATAGGCTATTACAAGACAGAAACACCTCAGAATCTGATCAAACATGCTCTTCTCCTAGTACTTCTACAGAGTCTCTGGGTACCCTGAAGGGAAAGTTGCCCCAGAAAAGCTTGAATGTCTCAGGTCCAGTTCAATCTTATCACCCCCGATTGAAAAATTTCTGGTACCCAGTTGCTTTCTCCTCTGATCTCAAGGATGATACTATG ATTCCAATTGAATGCTTTGAGGAACCATGGGTTATCTTTCGTGGCAAAGATGGGAAACCTGGTTGTGTTCAGAATACATGTGCACATAGAGCCTGCCCTCTTCACCTTGGTTCAGTAAATGACGGTCGCATCCAGTGTCCATACCATG GGTGGGAATACACTACAGATGGAAAATGTGAGAAAATGCCATCTACAAGATTGCTAAATGTGAAGATAAAATCAGTGCCATGTTTTGAGCAAGAGGGAATGATATGGATTTGGCCTGGTGATGATCCTCCAACAGCCACTCTTCCTTCTTTATTGCCTCCTTCAGGATTTGAAATCCATGCTGAG ATTGTTATGGAACTTCCTATTGAACACGGGCTACTTCTGGATAACCTTTTAGATCTAGCTCATGCTCCATTTACCCACACGTCTACATTTGCCAAGGGATGGAGTGTTCCCAG CTTGGTGAAGTTTTTGACACCTGCATCTGGCCTCCAAGGATACTGGGACCCTTATCCAATAGATATGGAATTTCGTCCTCCATGTATGGTGCTATCAACTATAGGGATCTCAAAACCTGGAAAACTGGAAGGGCAGAGTACCAGACAGTGTTCGACACATCTTCATCAACTTCACGTCTGCTTACCTTcatcaacaaagaaaacaagGTTGTTATATAGAATGTCATTAGACTTTGCTCCTGTCTTGAAGCACATCCCTTTCATTCAATACGTGTGGAGGCATTTTGCAAAACAg GTGTTGAATGAGGATCTGAGACTTGTCATTGGGCAGCAAGAGCGAATGATCAATGGGGCAAACATTTGGAATCTGCCCGTAGGCTATGATAAACTAGGGGTAAGGTACAGATTGTGGAGGGATGCTTTGGAGCGAGGTGCGAAGAAATTACCCTTCAGCAAACCaatgtaa
- the LOC123229568 gene encoding uncharacterized protein LOC123229568, which produces MFFFFVGGVNQQVRQVLKSGAGRCINCGSGADLVDSEKVVKVFFVPVWKWPGKEPLMHCKNCNFFFPPALSNTVESESVLPSVYSDDLRCRFCDRVVDPEFRFCPFCGSAL; this is translated from the coding sequence atgttCTTCTTCTTCGTGGGTGGAGTCAACCAGCAGGTGCGTCAGGTGCTAAAATCGGGTGCCGGGAGGTGTATAAACTGCGGGTCAGGAGCCGATCTTGTCGACTCTGAGAAAGTTGTAAAGGTTTTCTTTGTTCCAGTGTGGAAATGGCCTGGCAAAGAGCCTCTTATGCATTGTAAGAActgtaatttcttttttcctcctGCTCTGTCTAATACTGTTGAATCTGAATCGGTGTTGCCGAGTGTCTATTCCGACGATCTCAGATGTCGTTTTTGTGACCGGGTTGTGGACCCTGAATTCAGATTCTGCCCTTTTTGTGGCTCTGCTCTGTAA
- the LOC123230177 gene encoding probable E3 ubiquitin-protein ligase XERICO produces MANFRYLIRHFTRATLNNDFTNNVFKIHVMFSHTPDLSRWPYIRRDAFRRLSARRYIVPRQDLLSDHLGPTIVSLILASTGLSPQDTESIASPFMCLAREIDSDPVNKDARVLIIAVLVVIADDEQRILEESFTQPVPTSIPTSKEAIQKLEKVRAEDCAELMRELCAVCLEDFQFDFENVQLPCGHVYHKDCIVRWLEVSNMCPLCRHRLPCSEN; encoded by the coding sequence ATGGCCAACTTTCGCTACTTAATTCGACACTTCACTCGTGCTACCTTAAACAACGACTTCACCAACAACGTTTTCAAAATCCATGTGATGTTTTCTCATACTCCCGATCTGAGCCGCTGGCCGTATATAAGAAGGGATGCCTTCCGCCGCTTGTCTGCTCGACGCTATATTGTCCCTCGTCAAGATTTACTATCGGATCACCTTGGTCCTACAATCGTTTCTCTCATACTCGCTTCCACAGGCCTCTCTCCTCAAGATACTGAATCAATCGCATCTCCCTTTATGTGCCTCGCAAGAGAGATAGATAGCGACCCCGTCAATAAGGACGCTAGAGTTTTAATTATCGCCGTATTGGTTGTAATTGCGGACGATGAACAAAGAATTCTTGAAGAGTCGTTCACGCAACCTGTTCCGACAAGTATTCCCACCAGTAAAGAAGCTATTCAGAAGCTGGAAAAAGTGAGGGCTGAAGATTGTGCAGAGTTGATGAGGGAGCTGTGCGCCGTTTGTTTGGAAGATTTTCAGTTTGACTTTGAGAATGTGCAGTTGCCGTGTGGACATGTTTATCATAAGGACTGCATCGTCAGGTGGCTGGAGGTTAGTAATATGTGTCCTCTGTGCCGGCACCGGTTGCCGTGTTCTGAGAATTAG